The nucleotide window AATAGGAAATAAGTATCAGTCCAGTAGTACGGAATATTATAGAAATTCGCTTATTTTACTTAATATATCTATTTTGATAAATATAGATTATATAGTATCAAAAATTTATCAGATTAAAGACAACTTTGAGGTTAGTCCGAGCCAGACGGATATGTTAAAATCGATCTTCACTAGCATAAATGATGTATTGGATGAAATCGTGATGAGCGCTCTATTCCCTAGTGTAAAAAGAATATCAAATGGATTCAATCTAATATTGCAAATAAAGCAAAATTTATTGAAAATTAAGGATTCTTTGCCTAACTCATTTAATTTGTATTTAGAAGATTTAGTAAATCTATTAGAAAATGCTCTAAATAATTCCATGTGTGGAATTTTCTTAGAGGACTTACCTTGGATAGAAAAAGATTTAACAGCATAAAAGGAGAGGATAGAGTATGGTAACATTAAAAATAGAAGATTTACATGTAGAAGTTGAAGGCAAAGAAATACTTAGGGGTATAAATCTCGAAGTTAGGAGCGGAGAAATACATGCATTAATGGGTCCGAATGGGAGCGGTAAGACTTCATTGTCCTTAGCAATAATGGGGCATCCCAAATATAAGATTACAAAGGGAAGGATAGTATTGGATGGCGAGGATATAACTAATTTAGAACCTCATGAGAAAGCAAAAAAGGGTATTTTCTTAGCCTTTCAAAACCCTATAGAAATAGCGGGGGTTAGATTATCAACACTCTTGGTTGCGGAATATAATAAGGTAAGCGATAGTAGCGCTTCAGTAATGGAGGTAATATCAAAAGTTAAAAATATTAGCAAAGAAGTTGGAATAGCAGATTCTCTGTTAAATAGAGGAGTATTTGAAGGCTTTAGTGGAGGCGAAAAGAAGAGAGTAGAGATCTTACAAATGCTTCTATTAAAGCCTAAGATCGCTATTTTAGATGAGCCAGATTCAGGTGTTGACGTTGATGGACTTAGAATGATTTCGTATTTTATAAATAAACTTAGAAATGAATTAAATGTAGGCTATTTAATAATAACCCATTATAGAAGAATTTTAGATCATATAAGTGCAGATAAAGTTCACGTATTATATAAGGGGAAGATCATAGCAGAAGGAGGAATGGAACTAGCCAAATTAATCGATGAAAAAGGATATGAAGCGGTTCTAGAGAGGAATTCATAAGTTAATTTTTTATTAAAGATAGACTTATATTCATCTTTAACAGAGTTAAAGAATAGGTTATAAGTATGCAAGAAGATAAAATATCATTAGATCTACATGAGATAATAAACGCTACCATAGATGCCAAGTACAATAAGCTTAATCAGCTAGAATTTCACAGAAGAATAGTAGAATCCGGACTAAGTAGATCTACAATTGAGGAAATTTCTAGAATAAAAAAAGAACCAGAATGGATGTTAAAATTAAGATTAAAGGGCTTAGAATTATTTGAAAAATTACCCACACCAAATTGGTTACCAGATGTTTTATCGAGTTTAGACATTTCAGCGTTAGAACTTTACGTTAAACCTGGTGTTGATAAAGCCCAAAGCTGGGAAGAACTACCACCAGAAATAAGAAAATATTACGATGAGTTAGGTATACCTGAAAGTGAGAAAAAGTTCCTAGGAGGTCTCGTGGCAGTATTAGAGTCAGAACCAATCTATTCTAATGTTAAAATTGAGCTAATGAAAAAAGGAGTAGTAATGCTTCCAATAGATGAGGCTGTGAGCAAATATCCAGATCTTATGAAGGAGTACTTTATGAAAATATTTCCAGCCTCTGATCACAAATTTGCGGCTTTACATGGTGCATTATGGAGTGGAGGCGTATTTGTCTACGTTCCGAAGAATGTAAAGATAACAACACCAGTTGAAGGATTCTTCGTAATAGGATCAGAGCTTGAAGGACAATTTGAGCACACTCTATTAATAGCCGATGAGGGATCATATATTCACTTTATTGAGGGCTGTACAGCGCCACAACTCAAAAAGTACTCATTCCATGATGGTATGGTAGAATTATACGCCAAAAAGAACGCTTACATAAAGTTCACTACAATACAGAACTGGAGCAAAAACGTGATTAATTTCAATAATAAGAGAGCATGGGCTGATGAAAATTCAACCGTGGAATGGGTTGAAGGATCATTAGGTTCTAAGTACAGCTTTGTGTACCCATCAACTATCCTTAGAGGAAAGAACGCTTCATCAACAAGCTTAGTGGTCACAATGACTAGTGGAGAAGGGGAGTGGAAAGATAGTGGTTCAAAAATGATTCACGCAGCACCTTATACTAAGAGCAAAGTAGTAAACAAAAACATAGGTTTTAACGGCGGTGTGAATGTTTATAGAGGATTAGTTAAAGTGAATAAAGGAGCAGTAGGTTCTAAGGCATTTGTGAAATGTGATTCCCTAATGCTCGATGACAAAACTAAGGCCTATACATATCCACACAATCAAGTATTGGAAGAAGATGCAGATGTAGGGCATGAAGCCCACACATTCAGAATGAACGAGGATCAGCTCTTCTATCTAATGACAAGGGGTATAGACGAGAAAGAGGCCACCTCAATGCTAGTATTAGGGTTCATAGACGAAATCATGAAAGAGCTACCATTTGAGTACGCTACCATGCTAAATAAGGTTATAAAGTTGGAATTAGATAAGCTAGGTGCAGTGGCTTAAGTTGGGAGTAGTCGATATACAGTTAGCAAAAAAAGTAATTAATGAAAATTTTACACAAGATAAAGGAGAGAGGGAAAAAGCATTTTCCTTGTACCTTTCTAAGCCATACCAACTAATACATGATTCGCCAACTATCAAACATTATACTGAATGGGACTTGTACGACTCCCTAAATCTTACTAATATTTCTAGACAAGAAGTAAAATATAACGATACCGCAAATGTAATTGAAATTATAGACGATACTATAAAAATTCCTAAAAATGATATACAAATAGATGACTTATTAAACGATAGTATTATTAGTAGTGATGAGCATAAATTAGTCTCACTTGCCTATTCTTTATCTAGAAGGATAACAATAAACAATGAGGGAGAGTATTATGTTAAGCATGTCCTTAATAAAGACAAGTATTTTTCTCCTTCGCATCTAATAATTAACGTACCTAACGATAAGCAAATTAAGGTGGTTTATGAAGTCCTAAACCTTAGCGAAAGTTCCTTAATAACACCTATTATATCTGTTAATATAGAAGATAACTCTAGTTTAGATTTCCAATTTGTGAACTTCTCTAGCGATAACAGTCTCCTTTTCTCGTACATTAAGGCTAACATAAAGGGTACGATGCACTCATCTATATTTGTAAACGGTAATAAGATGGGTCATGTTCAATTTAGTACTAGATTAGAGGAGAGTAGCGTAAGTGAATTTTCGTCAAGAGCTTTTGGAACGCATAGCAATAAGATAGATGTAGTTAATAATGTAATTCATCTAGGCCAGAAGAGTGTAAGTAATGGCTTTATGAAGGCAATCTCTAACGATCAAGCGTTTACTGTGGTGAGGGGTGTTGCAACTATAGATGAGACTGCGA belongs to Saccharolobus solfataricus and includes:
- a CDS encoding SufD family Fe-S cluster assembly protein; translated protein: MQWLKLGVVDIQLAKKVINENFTQDKGEREKAFSLYLSKPYQLIHDSPTIKHYTEWDLYDSLNLTNISRQEVKYNDTANVIEIIDDTIKIPKNDIQIDDLLNDSIISSDEHKLVSLAYSLSRRITINNEGEYYVKHVLNKDKYFSPSHLIINVPNDKQIKVVYEVLNLSESSLITPIISVNIEDNSSLDFQFVNFSSDNSLLFSYIKANIKGTMHSSIFVNGNKMGHVQFSTRLEESSVSEFSSRAFGTHSNKIDVVNNVIHLGQKSVSNGFMKAISNDQAFTVVRGVATIDETAINSSTSIIGRSLVLGKDAKAVVSPMLEVKTGRVVMAKHSAAVSKIDENQIFYLQTRGLSRREAEGIIIRGFIIEEQDPETLKDRIEEILKSLGY
- the sufB gene encoding Fe-S cluster assembly protein SufB, producing MQEDKISLDLHEIINATIDAKYNKLNQLEFHRRIVESGLSRSTIEEISRIKKEPEWMLKLRLKGLELFEKLPTPNWLPDVLSSLDISALELYVKPGVDKAQSWEELPPEIRKYYDELGIPESEKKFLGGLVAVLESEPIYSNVKIELMKKGVVMLPIDEAVSKYPDLMKEYFMKIFPASDHKFAALHGALWSGGVFVYVPKNVKITTPVEGFFVIGSELEGQFEHTLLIADEGSYIHFIEGCTAPQLKKYSFHDGMVELYAKKNAYIKFTTIQNWSKNVINFNNKRAWADENSTVEWVEGSLGSKYSFVYPSTILRGKNASSTSLVVTMTSGEGEWKDSGSKMIHAAPYTKSKVVNKNIGFNGGVNVYRGLVKVNKGAVGSKAFVKCDSLMLDDKTKAYTYPHNQVLEEDADVGHEAHTFRMNEDQLFYLMTRGIDEKEATSMLVLGFIDEIMKELPFEYATMLNKVIKLELDKLGAVA
- the sufC gene encoding Fe-S cluster assembly ATPase SufC; the encoded protein is MVTLKIEDLHVEVEGKEILRGINLEVRSGEIHALMGPNGSGKTSLSLAIMGHPKYKITKGRIVLDGEDITNLEPHEKAKKGIFLAFQNPIEIAGVRLSTLLVAEYNKVSDSSASVMEVISKVKNISKEVGIADSLLNRGVFEGFSGGEKKRVEILQMLLLKPKIAILDEPDSGVDVDGLRMISYFINKLRNELNVGYLIITHYRRILDHISADKVHVLYKGKIIAEGGMELAKLIDEKGYEAVLERNS